The proteins below are encoded in one region of Carcharodon carcharias isolate sCarCar2 chromosome 2, sCarCar2.pri, whole genome shotgun sequence:
- the LOC121275267 gene encoding 60S ribosomal protein L38-like translates to MPHMIAEIKDFLLAARRKDAKSVKIKKNKDNVKFKVQCSRYLYTLVITDKEKAEKLKQSLPPGLAVKELN, encoded by the coding sequence ATGCCTCATATGATAGCAGAAATCAAAGACTTTTTGTTAGCAGCAAGAAGAAAGGATGCAAAATCTGTGAAAATTAAGAAGAACAAAGACAATGTAAAATTCAAAGTACAGTGCAGCAGGTACCTATACACACTAGTCATCACTgacaaagagaaggctgagaaacTCAAACAGTCACTGCCTCCAGGTCTGGCTGTGAAAGAGCTGAATTAA